In Neovison vison isolate M4711 chromosome 11, ASM_NN_V1, whole genome shotgun sequence, one genomic interval encodes:
- the LOC122919288 gene encoding hydrolethalus syndrome protein 1-like gives MEELMGPDGQKWANMDPEERMLAAVTAFTRICAGQGEGDIRRDGQPIQYDPYSKASVTPGKRRAFPMRQQYPHIESNATSETVSEASQRLRKPVMKRKVLRKKPDGEVLVTDESIISESESGTESDMDLWDLRQRLMSPQCHEDRESPADISQKLNLPHEYQGISQDQLICYLQREEMGPPAYEQDLIVASRPKSFILPRLDQLNRNRGKIDRVARYFEYKRDWDSMRLPGEDHRKELRWGVREQMLSRAEPQSKPQHIYVPNNYLVPTEKKRSALRWGVRCDLANGVMPRKLPFPLFPS, from the coding sequence ATGGAGGAACTCATGGGACCCGATGGACAAAAATGGGCCAATATGGATCCAGAAGAACGAATGTTGGCAGCTGTTACAGCTTTTACCCGTATCTGTGCAGGGCAGGGTGAGGGAGATATCAGGAGAGATGGCCAGCCTATCCAGTATGATCCGTACAGTAAAGCTTCAGTAACCCCAGGAAAGCGACGTGCTTTTCCTATGCGCCAGCAGTACCCACACATAGAAAGTAATGCCACTTCAGAAACAGTCTCCGAGGCCTCCCAAAGACTCCGAAAGCCAGTGATGAAGAGAAAGGTGTTGCGAAAGAAACCAGATGGGGAAGTATTAGTGACTGACGAGTCGATTATCAGTGAATCAGAGTCTGGTACAGAGAGTGATATGGATCTCTGGGACTTAAGACAAAGGCTGATGAGTCCACAGTGCCATGAAGACCGGGAATCCCCAGCTGACATTTCACAAAAACTTAATCTACCACATGAGTACCAAGGAATTTCTCAAGATCAGCTCATTTGCTATCtacaaagagaagaaatgggCCCTCCGGCTTATGAACAAGACCTGATTGTTGCCAGCCGACCCAAGTCCTTTATCCTCCCAAGGCTGGACCAGCTGAACAGAAACCGAGGCAAGATAGACCGGGTAGCCCGATATTTTGAGTACAAACGAGACTGGGACTCAATGAGGTTACCTGGTGAGGATCATAGAAAGGAGTTACGCTGGGGTGTCAGAGAGCAGATGCTTTCTCGAGCAGAACCCCAGTCCAAACCTCAGCACATCTATGTTCCAAACAATTACTTGGTGCCAACTGAGAAGAAAAGATCTGCCCTTCGTTGGGGTGTTCGTTGTGACCTTGCAAATGGTGTCATGCCCAGGAAGCTTCCCTTCCcgctttttccttcttaa